Within the Debaryomyces hansenii CBS767 chromosome E complete sequence genome, the region TACATTTATTACTTCGCAGCCGATTATGTCCCTACAAATCAGGGATTATTTCACAGGTGAATGGAAATATGTAGGTCATACTCCAGGAGGGTTGATAGTAAATATTGGAGATGCTATGGAATTTATCACTGGGGgatattttaaatcttcaatCCATAGGGTAGTGTCACCCCCTGATGATCAGAAAAACTTCCAAAGATTAGTCTTAATTTATTTCTGTAACCCAAAATATTCTGCAACCTTAGATCCAGAACCTTTAAATTCTGCGAAACTAAAAAGACTGGGGTATATAAAGCCAAAAATATGGGAGAAAATTACGTTTTCTCAATGGGATGATGAAAAAGGTAGATTATTTGGTAAAAAAGAAGTTAATGATGTAGCAGGTGATGAACCAAACTTAGTCCTACTATTTGGTAGACTCCATGAAAGATGGCATCAAGCCGAGCAAGATTTTTCACTTGAGGCtgcaaagaaaaaattcaaggTTATCGAAGTATGAGAGAGAGGCTCCATAACGAGTCAATATTATGTACAATGTAATGTATATTGAAGAACTTTAACATATTATAAACATCTAGCTATGTAATCAATTCTGTGAAGTAACTGTGGCTTCAGCAGCAGATTGTAAAGCGGTCGCATCACTGGCTTGAATATACCAGTATGGACTTGGAACACCCGCACTGGAACAAATAGAGGTAGCTAAACTGGTTGCAGTTGAAACATCACCGCCCTTACAATTTTCGGCAATACATTCAGCAACTGGAGCACCCCAGTTTGACATAACACAAAGACAGCCTGGATCCCAGTATGGACATGGTGTGCTATCAGTGTCTTCTTTGACACACGACTGAGCACATTCAGGGAGTTTCGAATAAATTGGATCAGCAAAACCATTTATAGTTGCAGTGTGTGCAACAGATGGATACGTTGCATAGTCTTCGGCGCTAGCTGAGCTCGCATAAAATGATACAATCGCAGTAGCcaataaattgaaggaaATCATGTTCTTCAAAGTAAAACTAACAGTATAATTGTATAAAGCTAAATTTTCATTCCAGAGATTGGACTAACGCCTACCCATTAGTGGTAGTTCATGAAAACAATGCCAATGAGTTTGGAAATGCTAAAAGCCaatcaatatctttttaACATGAAAGTACTTCGAGTATTTCCGGCAACGGGTTATCTGATGTATTAGATAAAATGAACAATAAAATAGCATCTATAATGCATGAACGtaaaatgaaattcattTAAGCCAAGAATTTTTACATTTGTTCGGCAATGAATATATCGGATTTGAGTGTAACGAGACAGTTACAGTAGTAAATACTCAGTGAAAAAAGTAGACCAGGCACTCGCATAGTAAATCAGACGGTAAATAGGAAATGAAACTTGGAATTGAaagtattatatattattgatatctAAAAAATGTTTATCACAACAATCATGCAGAGACCAAAGTATCTTCTATATTTAATGTTCTATCTTTGAGTTTGTAAAATAAGCTTTCCAAATAAGTTGCACCTTCATTTATCTCGTTGAGGAACTTagaatcttcttcaaatggaTTTTTTCTACCTTTAGGTGAATAAGTATGAAGtttatcaatgaaattgCCTTTCACCGCATCATGtgtataataatgaaagaataGATTATTAGCAGTGCCTTCAATATGATTTTTCTCCCATGCAAGTTGTTCCTCTTTCGTTGGTAAAGTTTTAGCATTGGACCATATGCCTGCAATAGCAGAAGCACTTGCTTCAATAGTATGGAAATTGATGGTAGAAATTGCAACCCCAACAGTTGCTAAAGTTGGATCTTCAATAGAAAACGTGTCATAATAAAGTCCACTGACTCGACTTAAATTTGATGGTTCAATAacttttaaatatttattaagaaaTGGATAATGATAGTGATATCCTGTAGCTAATAAGATAACGTCAAAATCCTTTTCTTTGGTACCATCAGAAAATAGAACTTCATTAGATTCCGGTAGAAATCTCTCAATGACAGGCTTCGTGGAAATTCCTTCCGACTCAACCGCTTTATCAATCCAAGGAAACACAAGGTGTGGCCCTCGTTTAGATATAAAAGTTTCTTTGGCTAGAGGTACGACATActgcaaaatatttgcaCTACTGAAGCTTCCTCCAACTATTAGCACCTTCTTATCCTTAAAGCTTTGCGCAGATCTATAAGACTTGGAGtgtattaatatatctGGATGCAGTTCATTAAACTTGGCTAATCCTTCAATATGGGGTATATTGGGAACAGTATAGTGACCATTTGCTATTACAACTGCATCAAATTCCTCCTGATACCATTCTTCATTACCAGTTGATGTATGTCTTACAGTAACAACCCATTTATCGTTACTTTTGAAAAGACCTTCTACCCTAGAATTTTTTCGAACGTAATCATCTAAGTTTTCTTTATCGACGAAGTCGCTAAATCTCTTAGAAAGCTCATCATGAGATAGGAAAGGATAGATAGTTCGTGatttatccaaatattttgccTCGTTAGGTAAATAAGAGAATCTTGTGAATCTTGAAGGGatatttgtaaataatCCAGGGAATACTCCACTTTTGTTCCACTCGAGCTCTCGAGCTATTGGATctaattttctaataacaGGCTTATGAACCGAAGTTTTTTGTAAATTGTCTGGAATTGGTTGACTTGGATGGATGATATCCGGGTCGGCATACGATTCAGTATCAAGCAAATCTTGTGGTGGTATTGGAAGATCTGAATCTGCACCAGACGTTGCCCAGATCCCCCCTACTTTATCTTTTTGTTCAAATGCGACAATCTTAGTAAACTTGGGATCTATCGAGTTGGCGCTTCCAATAGTTGAAGAACCGTCTTTGTTGGTGTGCAAAAATTCATATAACGAAGCAAGACCGCCAGGTCCCGCTCCAATTATAGCTATCGATTGTATGTCAAGTTTTGTCATAATTGATCGTTAACTTGATCGTTAACTTAATCGTTCTTTTTCTGTTATATTTCCTTATTTATAGCCGAATATAACTGTGGATGCAGTGATGCCACTGTTGCAAAATGATTCAACGAGTTCTAATTATTACAGAATACTAAAGAACAATGTTCGTCGCGTTAAGGTAAAAACAGGTAAATATGTCGTTAAATTCAGTGCTACAGAAGTCATTAGCTGATTAAAACAAGCTTATCCTTCAACATAAACTACTGATAAAAACCAAAATACGAAGTAGAGAAGACTAATAGTAGTACCATCGTCCATTCAAGTGACAACGCTGAGTAAAATTCCTTCAGTTGAGTGCAAAAGTTTTAATATGTGGCGCTGGTAGAAGAAACCACGCAAATTAATGTGGTTTAATGAAATTCCATTCACCAAATAAGCAGAAGACACGAAAATTCTCATGAATCACCCAATTTCTCATGTCCTTAAATAGTTTACTGTGGCGATTTTCATATTGTCTCACGGCCAGTTCTGATATAACGGCTTCGTAATACACATACAACGAtgtaaattcaattttgctAATTGAATCTTATTGTCTATTCggatataatatattaaataaaaattaccaaaagaAACCGAAATTTTGTAACTGTTAACTGaagttaataaaataatagtTATGAAAATCTGGAATTTCTTTTGCTTTAATAATAGTTTATCCCAATATCTTGGGATTTTTCACATTACACTGGGAATGTGATACCGAAATTCTCATTTACTCTCATTAATCTGCGATCTGATTATATCATAATGATTTGATAGATTGCCATAACCAGCATATGGCTTTGAAACAGAACCGACCTGAAGGTTCGTCTACAGATGTTTTTATTACGATTAGACTTAACCGTATAAATTATCATCCGGAGATGACCTCCTTCTGCGTATTATTAACTTCTGTGCCTTTTAATCGATACAATTTACTTAAAACCTAATGCATGTTATCAATAGGGGTTTAATTGGAGTAATCAAAAAGGACAATTGAACAGATAAGGATACTTCCTAAAGTGATAAATTTTGTTCCTTATCTTTGATTACGCACAAAATGCATCGATTGGTtactatttttttatttggtCGCTACCGAAGAACCGGAGAATGCCGCATCGATCAAATTTTTCGtctattgataattatttacaCGACCAGTGATaacaaaaatttttttcGTTTAAAGGCATCGAAATTTCTTGAACtaatcaacaacaaacCATCTATATTCTATAGGTATCATATAAAAATACGATAAGAGATGAGTCAGTCagatcttgaaaaaaatatcGATAACGTTGGTGAtaccaagaagaagagttcGTTGGATAGCTTCGAACACTCGTTGGAAGATGAGCTGAGGCAGACAGAGGTTAAAACCAAAAAGAGTTCATGGTTCGATATTATGGCGTCGCTGTTAA harbors:
- a CDS encoding DEHA2E24178p (weakly similar to uniprot|Q9C2H5 Neurospora crassa NCU03755.1 hypothetical protein (AL513443) related to flavin-containing monooxygenase [Neurospora crassa]) (31015 - 32448) and similar to CA5662|IPF1250 Candida albicans IPF1250), which produces MTKLDIQSIAIIGAGPGGLASLYEFLHTNKDGSSTIGSANSIDPKFTKIVAFEQKDKVGGIWATSGADSDLPIPPQDLLDTESYADPDIIHPSQPIPDNLQKTSVHKPVIRKLDPIARELEWNKSGVFPGLFTNIPSRFTRFSYLPNEAKYLDKSRTIYPFLSHDELSKRFSDFVDKENLDDYVRKNSRVEGLFKSNDKWVVTVRHTSTGNEEWYQEEFDAVVIANGHYTVPNIPHIEGLAKFNESHPDILIHSKSYRSAQSFKDKKVLIVGGSFSSANILQYVVPLAKETFISKRGPHLVFPWIDKAVESEGISTKPVIERFLPESNEVLFSDGTKEKDFDVILLATGYHYHYPFLNKYLKVIEPSNLSRVSGLYYDTFSIEDPTLATVGVAISTINFHTIEASASAIAGIWSNAKTLPTKEEQLAWEKNHIEGTANNLFFHYYTHDAVKGNFIDKLHTYSPKGRKNPFEEDSKFLNEINEGATYLESLFYKLKDRTLNIEDTLVSA
- a CDS encoding DEHA2E24156p (similar to uniprot|Q9HFS1 Candida albicans unknown function); this translates as MISFNLLATAIVSFYASSASAEDYATYPSVAHTATINGFADPIYSKLPECAQSCVKEDTDSTPCPYWDPGCLCVMSNWGAPVAECIAENCKGGDVSTATSLATSICSSAGVPSPYWYIQASDATALQSAAEATVTSQN